The DNA window TATTCCATGCAGGTAAGGCTCCGGAACACCGATAATGAGCAGGTGGATGCAGATTCGGTAATCTTTGGCATGCGTGAGTTTACCACCAAAGAAACCCGTTTTGTGATCAACCATCGTCCTACCTATTTGAGAGGCACCCTTGAGTGCGCTATATTTCCTGATACAGGTTATCCTCCTACCGATACTGCGTCATGGGGACGGATATTTCGAACCATCAAGAAGCATGGACTCAATCACATGCGCTTTCATTCCTGGTGTCCTCCGGAGGCAGCTTTTACGGCAGCCGATAAGGCGGGTATCTATCTTCAGGTAGAAGTTGCAAGTTGGGCCAACCAGGGAGCAGAACTCGGTTCGGGCCTCCCTGTAGATCAATGGATATATGAGGAAAGCAACCGCATTGTTGAAGAATATGGCAACCATCCCTCTTTCTGCATGATGGCTTATGGAAATGAGCCGGCAGGGGAAAATCAGCAAAAATACCTCACTGAATTTGTAGAATACTGGAAAAATAAGGATAGCCGCCGGTTATATACCAGTGCTTCGGGATGGCCCCTGATCGAAGCCAGCCAGTTTCACGTGGCTCCCCAGCCCCGTATCCAGGGATGGGGCGAGGAACTGAATAGCGTGATCAATCGTGAACCACCTCATACTACCTTTAATCATGAGGATTTTGTTTCAGAGTATGATAAACCGGTTATCGGACATGAGATAGGGCAATGGTGTGTTTATCCCAATTTCGATGAGATGAAAAAGTACACGGGTGTGCTGAAACCCAAAAACTTTGAAATATTCCGCGATATGCTCAAGGACAACCATATGCTTGACAAAGCGGAGAAGTTTCACATGGCCTCGGGGAAACTGCAGGCTTTATGTTATAAGGCAGATATTGAAGCTGCCTTGCGTACACCCGGTTTTGCGGGTTTTCAGTTGCTCGATCTGCATGATTTCCCCGGCCAGGGAACTGCCCTCGTAGGAGTGCTGGATCCGTTCTGGGAAAGCAAGCCATACATCTCTCCTCAGGAATATAGCCGGTTCTGCGGACCCACTGTGCCACTGGCCAAATTGTCCAAACGGATATACAGGAACTCCGAAACTTTCGAAGCTACAATTGAATTGGCGCATTTTGGTTCCTCTTTGTTGATCAATATTCCCATGAACTGGAAAATTGAGGATTCAACAGGGAAAATTCTCCAAAAAGGTGAATTGCAAAAGAAGGGAATACCATATGACAATTCTCAGAAAATCGGGGATATACGATTTGACCTGAAGGAAATAGAAAAGCCTCAAAAGCTTACCCTTACCGCTACTTTATCCGAATTTGGCTCCAATTCATGGGATTTCTGGGTCTACCCCGATCAGCTTGATATGCCGGATTCGGACGATGTAATCGTTGCCACTGAGTTAACTTCTCAGGTAAGACAGCGTTTGTCACAGGGCAGGAAAGTATTGCTGATCCTGCATAACAAGATAAAAGATGACAAGGGAGGCAATGTGAAGGTGGGATTCTCACCGATCTTCTGGAATACCGTTTGGACGAATAACCAGGCCCCGCATACCATGGGCATCCTTTGCGAGCCGGAGCATCCCCTGTTCAATGATTTTCCCACCGAATATCACAGCAACTGGCAGTGGTGGGATATTGTAACCGGGGCCCAGGTGATGAATATGGAGGACTTTCCCCCACAGATTGATCCTTTGATCCAGTCCATTCCCGATTATCACAAAAACCGTAATCTGGCCTTTGCATTTGAAGGGAAAGCCGGTGAGGGCAAAATTCTGGTGACTTCGATTGACTTCACCAAAGATTTGGAGGAGAATTTGGCCTCAAGACAGTTATATTACAGCATGCTCAACTATATGGAGAGTGAGGATTTTTCACCTGAACATACGGTTTCTCTTAATGATATTGAAACATTAAGGGAATAGGACTATTCATACCTGAATTGATAAGTTGCTTCATAAATAGAGAATTAAAAAGGAGGAATAATTATGAAAAAATCAATCTTAATCACAGTTATTATTGCTTTACTTGTTAACCTGAGCTATGTAACCGGCTCAGAGAATGAAAGTGAAGGTGAAAACACGAAAGTTTATACCGTATTTTTATCTCAGGGATATCTTCATACCGGTGGCCCCGTAGAGCATCCCTTAACAAATGAAGATGTTTTGAACAAGCTTCGGGATCAGTGTAGTGGAATAGATTTTATAGTAAGGGACCTCACACAGGAAGATATTTCCCGTGAATCACTTCTCGATGAAATGGAGGAGTCGAAAGAAAATTTAGATGGAGTGCTCATTATTGGCACCTTAAGTCAGTATAAGCTGGCATTTACAGGATTGCCAACCATTGTGGTATGGAATCTCTGGGAATGGGATAAGAGTCCTTACAAACTTTTTGCCAGGGGAGGTAATGTGGAAGAAAAGACCATCCTGAAAGGAGGCCCTGAATACAAGGATGGAAAAATCATCACAGCCCAGATTGACAGACTGCAGGTTTGTGAGCCTTCCAGGTCGGAAGCTATGTTTGAAGATTTGGTGGATAAGATTGAATTGATTCAGGCGATAAAGAAACTGAAAGACACCAGAATATTGTCGGTGTCTCCGCATCATAATCTTGCCCAGGTAGATTATCAGGGAGATGTCAATAAACGGATGCCAGAGGATTATAATGAAACGTATATGCGGGAAGTAAAAGAGAAGCTTGGCGTAGAAATTGTAAGGAGAGAACCTGAAGAATTTTATGAGGCATATGAGGAAGCGGATGAAAATGAAGCCAAAAAAATCGCAGAGAAATGGATGGAAGAGGCAATGGGAGTGAAAGCCGCAAAATCCGAAATAATAAAAACGGCCAGGGCCTATCTTGCTTTTGATGCATTAAGGGAAAAGTACGATTGCAACGCGGTTTCAACACATATGAGGTCGGTTACCGGTAGCGGAGAGGCAGAAGATATGTTCTGGCCGGGATTAGGTCTTGAATGTGGTTTTAAGACCCGAGGGATACAGGCTGTTTGTCAGGATTATCCCAATGTATTAATAGCTCAGCTTTTGGGATATTATATGACAGGCAGACCCAGTATGCTTGGTGACTTGATGGTTGATACGGAAAACTCTTTTAG is part of the Bacteroidales bacterium genome and encodes:
- a CDS encoding beta-galactosidase, producing MRLFQLLFLFVLSILLMHCSKAPEKEKISLRGEWKVRLDSLDVGIKNRWYRDNFSQSLKLPGSLQEQGYGNDIDSSTSWTGTVKGNFHQDPKYKEYRQEDDYKVPFWLNPEKHYKGAAWYQKKVNIPENWTEKQVKLILERPHWETTVFVNGEKTGVRNSLSAPHEYDLTGYLTPGENHLTIRVDNRLVINVGKNSHSVTDHTQSNWNGITGDIFLKAEPLVHIEDMQIYPDVQNDMATVEVRLNNETGKRYEGQMTFQAQTEQAMFGHKLEEVHRDIRVDSSRTVRVDYFMGDDPLLWSEFDPNLYSMQVRLRNTDNEQVDADSVIFGMREFTTKETRFVINHRPTYLRGTLECAIFPDTGYPPTDTASWGRIFRTIKKHGLNHMRFHSWCPPEAAFTAADKAGIYLQVEVASWANQGAELGSGLPVDQWIYEESNRIVEEYGNHPSFCMMAYGNEPAGENQQKYLTEFVEYWKNKDSRRLYTSASGWPLIEASQFHVAPQPRIQGWGEELNSVINREPPHTTFNHEDFVSEYDKPVIGHEIGQWCVYPNFDEMKKYTGVLKPKNFEIFRDMLKDNHMLDKAEKFHMASGKLQALCYKADIEAALRTPGFAGFQLLDLHDFPGQGTALVGVLDPFWESKPYISPQEYSRFCGPTVPLAKLSKRIYRNSETFEATIELAHFGSSLLINIPMNWKIEDSTGKILQKGELQKKGIPYDNSQKIGDIRFDLKEIEKPQKLTLTATLSEFGSNSWDFWVYPDQLDMPDSDDVIVATELTSQVRQRLSQGRKVLLILHNKIKDDKGGNVKVGFSPIFWNTVWTNNQAPHTMGILCEPEHPLFNDFPTEYHSNWQWWDIVTGAQVMNMEDFPPQIDPLIQSIPDYHKNRNLAFAFEGKAGEGKILVTSIDFTKDLEENLASRQLYYSMLNYMESEDFSPEHTVSLNDIETLRE